One stretch of Eretmochelys imbricata isolate rEreImb1 chromosome 1, rEreImb1.hap1, whole genome shotgun sequence DNA includes these proteins:
- the ANKRD49 gene encoding ankyrin repeat domain-containing protein 49 translates to MNESRKSNEKSADNREDDREELLEFTENFNQLELLETHRHLIPIGTQSLWSGESDEEDEEEEKSEEWYQMQEKKMENNPEKLLLWAAEKNRLSTVHKLLSQKLAPVNVQDEDQYTPLHRAAYSGHLDVVRELIDQGADVHAVTVDGWTPLHSACKWNNTKVASFLLQHGADINAQTNGLLTPLHLAAGNRGSKETLELLLMNRYLKPNLKNNLDETAFDIARRTDIYHYLFEIVENCTNSVPDS, encoded by the exons ATGAATGAAAGCAGAAAATCAAATGAGAAAAGTGCTGACAATAGAGAAGATGACAGAGAGGAGTTACTGGAATTTACTGAGAACTTTAACCAACTTGAATTGTTGGAAACACACAGACATCTAATTCCTATAGGAACTCAGAGTCTTTGGTCAGGAGAGTCtgatgaggaagatgaagaggaggaaaaaagtgaGGAGTGGTACcaaatgcaagaaaaaaaaatggagaacaaTCCAGAAAAACTGCTGCTTTGGGCAGCTGAAAAAAATCGG CTTAGTACAGTGCACAAGCTCCTTTCTCAAAAGCTAGCTCCCGTTAATGTCCAAGACGAAGATCAGTACACTCCCCTCCATCGAGCTGCCTACAGTGGACATTTAGATGTTGTGCGTGAATTGATTGACCAAGGTGCAGATGTCCATGCAGTGACAGTGGATGGCTGGACGCCTCTACATAGTGCATGTAAGTGGAACAATACAAAGGTGGCTTCGTTTTTACTTCAGCATGGTGCAGATATCAACGCTCAGACAAATGGATTGCTGACACCATTGCATCTTGCTGCAGGAAACAGAGGGAGTAAAGAAACACTTGAATTGCTGCTGATGAATCGTTACCTGAAACCAAACCTAAAAAATAACTTGGATGAAACTGCATTTGATATTGCTAGAAGAACTGACATATATCACTACCTGtttgaaattgtagaaaattgcaCAAATTCTGTGCCAGATTCTTAA